The genomic segment TGGTAGATTCGGCCGGTCGTGATGTTGTCCTGCTGGTTTGCCGGCCGTCCGGTAAACCGTTCGTAATGCCCAAGATCCAGGTCTGTTTCCGCGCCATCATCGGTCACGAAACACTCGCCATGCTGGTAAGGGCTCATCGTCCCAGGGTCGACGTTGAGGTAGGGATCAAGCTTCCTCAAGCGAACTTTGTATCCGCGCGCCTGGAGCAATGCGCCCAGAGCCGCAGAAGCAAGACCTTTTCCAAGCGAGGAGACCACGCCGCCGGTAATGAAAATAAATCGCGCCATGGACCAATACCATATCCTTGCCGAATGCCGTTTGGCCACTCGGGAGTTGCGTTCTTAACACATAAAAATACCCTGCGGGCGAAGCCGCAGGGCACTTGTTGTTTTAGGGGCCGGGAGGCCGCTGGCGCAGGTTTACTGCGCCGCTGGCACTTGCGGACCGGACGGTTCGCTCTGTTGTCTCAACGAGTCCAGAATACCACCCGAGCCACCGGCAGGAGCGCCATCGCCCGTTGCCGGAGCGCCGTCCGTTGTTGCCGGAACAGCATCGAGTATCGATGCCGGGCTGTCTTCGTTCTGCGCAATAAGGCTCAGCGCAAGCGACGTTGCAAAGAAAGCCACCGCGAGGACGGCCGTTGCCCGCGTCAGGATATTTGCCGTGCCTCGGCTGGACATAAGCCCGCCTCCGCCGCCGCCACCGCCGCCGATGCCAAGGGCACCGCCTTCAGAACGCTGCAGGAGGACAACAAGCACCAAGGCCAGCACGACCATCAGGTGGATAACGATGACTACGGTTTCCATCGAATGCCATTCTGTCTAAATTTCAGGTTTGGCGGCCTTCTACACCAGACGCCGCGCGCTTTCTACCCTTCAATTGAGCGTTCGACACAGAAGCTTCAAGAGGCTAGTCCTTCGAATAGGCTTCCAGAATACCCAGGAAGTCCTCAGCTTTGAGGCTTGCACCACCCACAAGAGCCCCATCCACGTGCTCTACTGCCATCAGTTCGCCTGCATTAGCCGGCTTTACCGAGCCACCATAAAGCAGACGCATCCCCGCTCCGGCCTCTCCAAATCGATCTGTCAGAACATCACGCATGGCAGCGTGCATTTCCTCAACGTCCTGCGCAGTCGGCGTCAGACCAGTCCCGATCGCCCAGACCGGCTCGTAAGCGATCACGGTGTTTACCGCGGTCGCGCCATCGGGTACGGACCCGCTGAGCTGACGTTTGACGATTTCGATCGCCTGTCCCGCTTTGCGTTCTGTTTCCGTTTCGCCAACACAAATGATTGCCAGGAGGCCCGCACGCCAAGCCGCTTCTGCCTTTGCATGCACATCTTGATCGCTTTCGCCGTGATCGGTCCGGCGCTCGGAGTGACCGACTATAACGGCCGCCGCACCAGCGTCGCCAAGCATCTCGGCTGAAACATCACCTGTATGTGCACCCGATTTTTCGGCGTGACAATCCTGCCCACCCACCGCAAGCGCGCTGCCCTTCGCAACATCGGAGAGCGCCGAAAGGAGCGTCGCAGGTGCACAGATCATCGTGTCGACACTCTCGGCAAGGTCACCGCTCAAACCGGCTTTCATTTTATGAAACTCCGCGAGGCTGGATCTGAGCCCGTTCATTTTCCAGTTGCCGGCCACAAGGGGCTTGATCGTCGCGCTCATCGGTTTAGATCTCCCAATAAAGAAACAATGAATTGGCGCTTATAGAGCAGAAGCGCAGATCTGTTGCAATCGTCTGGTGACCTGGATCTTTTCCTGCTGTCACAAGTTTGTACCTGGCCGTCTTGCAGCTGAAGCGCCACGTCATTATGATCCGCCCGCCCCGGCACGACCCGGGCCTGCATTGTGCCGTGCTTCGCGGCGCTCGAAACGATAAGAAAACGGGAGTCGTCATGCTTGACGCGCTGCGCAAAGGCGCTGGTACCTGGCTTGCCAAGCTGTTCATCGCATTGCTGATTTTTAGCTTCGCCATCTGGGGCGTAACGGATTTCCTTCAAGGATTCGGTCAGAACACGGCGGCTAAAGTCGGTGACACGGAAGTCACGATGGCCGACTTCGACAGAACCTATCGCCAGGACCTGAACCGGCTTGCGCAACAATTCGGCCGGGCGCTAACTGGAGAAGAAGGTGCTGCACTCGGCATTCCACAGCAGGCTCTCGGAAGATTGATCGCGGAGGCGGCGCTGAACAACACCGCCCAGGGCCTCAAGCTTGGGGTTACAGATCAGCGTCTCGCGACGCTTATTCAGGCCGACCCGGCCTTCAGAGGATTAAACGGACGATATGACCGCAGTCGCCTCGACCAGGTCCTGCGGGCGAATGGGTATCAGGAGGACGAATATGTCGTGCAACGCCGCCGCACTGCCGAGAGAAATCAGCTCGCCGAAGGTATTGCGGGAAGCCTGTCTGCGCCGCTCAGCTATCTGGAGGCATTGTCTGCCTACCAGGGAGAAACCCGCAGTGCAGACTATGTTCTTCTGACGGACGACACGATCGGCGAGATTGATGAGCCCTCGCTTCCCGCACTCAATACGTATTTTGAAGAGAACAAGGCCAACTTCAGAGCGCCTGAGTTCAGGGAAATCAAATATCTCGCGCTGACACCGGAGACTTTGGCGCGCCCGGAAGACATTGCGGAGGAAGACGCCCTTTCCGAGTATGAACAAAGGGCAGAACAGTATTCGCAGCCCGAACGGCGCAGAATACGGCAAATGTCATTCCCTTCGAGCGAAGCGGCAGAAGAAGCCGCCGCTGAGCTCGCCGGTGGCAAAACGTTCGACGAACTCATGGAAGACCGGGGACTGAGCAATAATGACGTGACCCTTGGTGAGATGGCCAAAGCCGACTTCCTGGATGAGACGCTTGGAGATGTTGCCTTTACGCTCGATCAGGGCGCTTCGAGCGGGGCTGTGGACGGACGGTTCTCGACCGTTATCCTGAACGTTGAGGAAATCCTGCCGGAAAGCACGAAACCGTTTGATGAAGTCAAGGAAGAGATCACCCGTGATCTTGCCGCGGAACAGGCCGAGCGGGAAATTCTGGATCTGCTCGACGAGGTGGAAGACGCGCGTGCCGGCGGTGCTTTGCTGGAAGAAATCGGCGAAAGATTCTCGATCCCGGTAGAATCGGTTGAGGCGTTCGACCAGTCCGGAAAGTCAGCTTCCGGCGCCGACGTTTCGCTCCCCGATGCGCAAGGGCTTGTGGCTGGAACGTTCGAGAGCGACGTAGGCGTTGAAAACGACGTACTTCAATTCGGCTCCCAGGGCTTCCTTTGGTACGAGGTCGATCAGGTCATTCCGGAGCGCGACCGTACGCTGGACGAGGCTCGAGACGACGTCGTCGCGGCGTGGAAAGCCTCCGAGTTTGCGAGTCGCCTGAGCGACAAGGCGACCGAACTCCTGAACAGACTTGAGAACGGTACGCCGCTTGATTCTGTTGCGAACGAAGAACAGCTTGAAGTGAGGAGCGTCGAAAACCTAGCCCGAACCGCACCGTCAGGTGACTTCAGTCAGGACGCCATTTCCGCACTTTTCAGTGGGCCTGTCGGCACCAACGCAATCACACCCTCGGCTGACGGCAATGGCAGACTGGTTCTGACTGTTACGTCTGTTTCCGTGCCGGACTTTGATGCCGCCTCTCCTTCGATCGATGCGCTCAATCAACAGCTGTCACAGCAAATGCGGGACTCTCTCGTCGGACAGTTCATCACAGACCGGGAAAACGAAGCCGGTGTTGAGATCAACCAGGCCGGAATCGCCCAGGTGATCGGATTGACGCAACACTGACCTGAGGTGGATGGAGAATGAGCACAAGCTCTTTCAAAGACTTAATAGCCAAAGTCGCCGATGGTCATGCCCTGAGCCCTGATGAGGCACGAGAGGCTTTTGAAGTCATCTTGTCGGGATCAGCGACGCCTTCCCAGTTGGGCGGCTTCCTGATGGCTTTGCGCGTGCGTGGCGAGAGCATTTCTGAAGTGGCCGGCGCCGTTGCGACGATGCGATCGAAAATGCTGACTGTCGACGCGCCCGATGATGCGATCGATATTGTGGGAACCGGTGGTGACAGCTCGGGCAGCTATAATATCTCGACCTGCACGGCAATTGTGGTGGCCGGATGTGGTGTTCCTGTTGCGAAACACGGCAACAGATCGCTGTCTTCCAAGTCGGGTGCAGCAGAAGCGTTGTCAGAGCTGGGTGTCAACATAGACATCGCACCGGCCAAAATTTCCGAGTGCATTGAAAAAGCGGGCATCGGTTTCATGTTTGCACCGCTGCACCATGCAGCCATGAAGCATGTCGGGCCAACCCGAATGGAGCTCGGAACGCGCACCATATTCAACCTTCTCGGACCTCTTTCGAACCCCGCCGGTGTCAAACGGCAGATGGTTGGAGTCTTTGCCCACAAATGGGTGGACCCGGTGGCAAAAGCGCTGAAGGAACTGGGGACAGAAAAGGCCTGGATCGTGCATGGATCCGATGGAATGGATGAAATCACAACGACAGGACCAACATTTGTCAGCGAGCTACGGGACGATGAGGTCAGATCGTTTGAAATATCGCCAGACGATGCTGGTCTGCCTCATGCTGATGCAAGCGCCTTGAAGGGCGGATTGCCGGCTGAAAACGCAAGAGCCCTTCGAGAGGTTCTTGCAGGCGCAAAGAACGCTTACCGTGATATCGTCCTGTTCAACTCTGCGGCCTCTCTGGTGGTCGCGGACAAGGTCTCAAACCTCAAGGATGGTGTGGAACTTGCGGCCGCGAGCATCGACAACGGCTCGGCGGCCGACACGCTGGAGAAACTGGTCGCGGCTTCGAACGGATAACAACATGGCTGACATTCTGCAGAAGATTGAAGCGTATAAGCGCGACGAAATCGCGGCCGCAAAGTCGTCCGTGCGACTTGAAGAGCTCAAGGCCCGCATTGCCGACACACCACCTCC from the Roseibium sp. HPY-6 genome contains:
- the secG gene encoding preprotein translocase subunit SecG, with protein sequence METVVIVIHLMVVLALVLVVLLQRSEGGALGIGGGGGGGGGLMSSRGTANILTRATAVLAVAFFATSLALSLIAQNEDSPASILDAVPATTDGAPATGDGAPAGGSGGILDSLRQQSEPSGPQVPAAQ
- the tpiA gene encoding triose-phosphate isomerase gives rise to the protein MSATIKPLVAGNWKMNGLRSSLAEFHKMKAGLSGDLAESVDTMICAPATLLSALSDVAKGSALAVGGQDCHAEKSGAHTGDVSAEMLGDAGAAAVIVGHSERRTDHGESDQDVHAKAEAAWRAGLLAIICVGETETERKAGQAIEIVKRQLSGSVPDGATAVNTVIAYEPVWAIGTGLTPTAQDVEEMHAAMRDVLTDRFGEAGAGMRLLYGGSVKPANAGELMAVEHVDGALVGGASLKAEDFLGILEAYSKD
- a CDS encoding SurA N-terminal domain-containing protein, yielding MLDALRKGAGTWLAKLFIALLIFSFAIWGVTDFLQGFGQNTAAKVGDTEVTMADFDRTYRQDLNRLAQQFGRALTGEEGAALGIPQQALGRLIAEAALNNTAQGLKLGVTDQRLATLIQADPAFRGLNGRYDRSRLDQVLRANGYQEDEYVVQRRRTAERNQLAEGIAGSLSAPLSYLEALSAYQGETRSADYVLLTDDTIGEIDEPSLPALNTYFEENKANFRAPEFREIKYLALTPETLARPEDIAEEDALSEYEQRAEQYSQPERRRIRQMSFPSSEAAEEAAAELAGGKTFDELMEDRGLSNNDVTLGEMAKADFLDETLGDVAFTLDQGASSGAVDGRFSTVILNVEEILPESTKPFDEVKEEITRDLAAEQAEREILDLLDEVEDARAGGALLEEIGERFSIPVESVEAFDQSGKSASGADVSLPDAQGLVAGTFESDVGVENDVLQFGSQGFLWYEVDQVIPERDRTLDEARDDVVAAWKASEFASRLSDKATELLNRLENGTPLDSVANEEQLEVRSVENLARTAPSGDFSQDAISALFSGPVGTNAITPSADGNGRLVLTVTSVSVPDFDAASPSIDALNQQLSQQMRDSLVGQFITDRENEAGVEINQAGIAQVIGLTQH
- the trpD gene encoding anthranilate phosphoribosyltransferase; this encodes MSTSSFKDLIAKVADGHALSPDEAREAFEVILSGSATPSQLGGFLMALRVRGESISEVAGAVATMRSKMLTVDAPDDAIDIVGTGGDSSGSYNISTCTAIVVAGCGVPVAKHGNRSLSSKSGAAEALSELGVNIDIAPAKISECIEKAGIGFMFAPLHHAAMKHVGPTRMELGTRTIFNLLGPLSNPAGVKRQMVGVFAHKWVDPVAKALKELGTEKAWIVHGSDGMDEITTTGPTFVSELRDDEVRSFEISPDDAGLPHADASALKGGLPAENARALREVLAGAKNAYRDIVLFNSAASLVVADKVSNLKDGVELAAASIDNGSAADTLEKLVAASNG